The genomic region CTTTTTCTCCAGTTACGTCATAATTTGATTTACTGTGGTATATTAAGAGCCTGCAAGTGAGTAtttataattcttttaatgCAATACAGTTTCTAAGAGAGCAGCAACCTGCATATGCGACAACTCTGGTTCAAACTCGGTTGCTACCATTGTATAAATTATCAGTCTCCTTACCATACTTAGTTGCCACTGCAAACTGGGTTCTTGGAGAGCTTGCTTCCTGCCTACCTGAAGTGAGGCTGTTTCTTACCATACCAGCTCCTACTcttgtaatttaattaaaatgagaAACGTTTTATCCACACGGCACTTGCTATCTGATGTTTTGTTAGCTTGATTTTATTCTATACTTCCTTGAAAACCGCATGCTTTTCTTTAGGCCCACTATTCAAAAATTTTGTCGCGTTTTCAGGAGATGAGTGCAGATGTGTATACTTCATTGCTCAAGTCATTGGTTATGCCTGATAACGGGGATATTTCTTGTTATCCTGTGCGGGTTTCTGCTGCTGCGGCAATTGTGGGACTTCTTGACGTGGGTCACAAACTCAATCTTTTAGTTGATCCCTTGTGATTTCTTCAGTGGCATTATTAATCTTTCTGATCTGATGTTCTGTCTCCAGAATGACTACCCACCACCTGAGTGGCTTCCTCTCCTTCAAGTTGTGATTGGTAGGATTGGCAATAATGAGGAAGAAAGCTCAATTTTATTTCATCTTCTCAGTTCTGTGGTGGAGGCAGGACATGAAAATGTTGTAGTTCATATCCCTTATATTGTTTCAACATTGGTTGTTGGAATCTCAAAATGCATTCCAACTGATCTGGAGCCATGGCCTCAGGTATATGTAGATTTCTATTGCTAGGCTGGTAGTTTGTCTATCCTTTTGGATATCATGTTTAGCAGTTAGGGATTGATGCACCTGCTGCTAAAAAGAGAGGGAAACTGCTGTGTATATAATACAGTATATGGCTTCTCATCCAATAAGCTTTGCTAAATTGAATCATTGTGTGCTTGACCAATTTGGACCCATGAAATCAGATTGCCCCAAAATTAGTACTGTTTATTCATGGAGATTTTTTCCCCTGCGATTTTTTTTTGCGTTCTGTACGCTCACTGTATATTTTGTGTTTACCTGATCCACAGTTCATGAAAATTTCTTCCACTGATCTCTAAGTAATCTCTAAATAATCACCGATTTCTTTTTGGAAATTAAATTTCTTCCAGTTTCAACTATTAGTGGAATATGACTGAAGGGAAGGGTGTTAAGACTGATGAACTGGCATTGTTTATATTAGATGGTTGAAAAGGGCTTTGAAGCATTAGCAGCAATAGATCAATCTTGGGAAAGTTTTACGGCTGAACAATCTGAGGAGAATGAATCGAGTGAAAAGTGGGTATCAAGCCGAGCTACCATCGGTAGagctttctcttctctcttgcaACAGGCTTGGCTTGCACCAGCGCATCACTtggttagtttttattttctagtaaaCTTTCCAGACAAAGAATgcatatacattttttttttggtgataaaCTATTTCATATTTAATATGCTATCTGAAGTTAGTGTCTTTAATTGGAGCCATTAAATACTAGGTTCTTAAAACTCCCAACTTCTTGTGCATCTGTACTTTAGACAACAAATACCCCTGCActcatttttaatcattttcacAATATACATATGGAATTCAGGTTGTTACATTGTGCtattttctctgtttttaaTCAGGGACGGGAAGATGAGGTTTTGCCCCCTTCTTCTTGCTTAGATTATGCATCAACATTGCTCCGATCCATCATGCTGTCTGTTACTGAAAGTAATGCAATTCTAGAGCTTAAAGTATCAGAGTTATTATTAGTTTGGGCTGATCTGATTGCCAACTGGCATGCTTGGGAAGAATCAGAGGATATGTCAATCTTTGAGTGCATTAAGGAAGCGGTCAGTCTACACAAAAAATATGGGTTGAAGAATTTTATTGTAGGACAAATGCCATCTCCTCCAGCTCCACCTGTTCCTCAGCATTCCATAATACAAGGCATTGGTACTTTTATAAGCGAGGCTGCCTTACAATATCCATCTGCAATGTGGAAGATTTGCTCTTGTATCCATATACTACTACATGCCCCAATTTACTCATCTGAGACAGAAGGCGTGAAGCAGTCGTTGGCAGTTGCATTTTGTCAGGCAACATATACCCGTTTCAGAGAAATTAAAAGCAAGCCTGGTCCTCTCTGGAAGCCTTTGCTGCTCGCTATATCATCATGCTATTTATGCTGTCCCGAAGTTGTAGAGGGTATATTGGAGAAGGATGGAGATGGAGGATTTCAAACCTGGATGTCTGCACTTGGATCTGTTTCCTCTAGCTCTTTCAAACCGGGGCTACCTACAGAGTCAGAGATAAAGTTGATTGGTGAGTACTTGGTCACTAAAACGGGGGAAATGAAATTGTGTTTCAGCCTCTAACAGATTGACATGATATTTTAGTTACTTTTGCTTTGCATAAATTCCTGAAACCCTATGAATTGGATAACTTGGGACATGACTAACAGTTAATGAATCTCAGTGCTGGCACTGGCAAAAGTGGTTGAACGGGTGGTGGTGGTTGGAAAGTCATCTGGTGCTTTGTTACGGGAATGCTTTACCTCTCTGATGGAAGCATCTATACGATGGAAAGAACTgcaggaagaagaggaagcagGTGGAGAAGAAGAGACCGAGGAtgatgatgaaattgaagatgacgatgacgatgatgatgatgaggttTGAACTTGCAAGTTTTTTGTTTATCGTCAAGTTTCAGGATTCATCTTTTAAAAGTTCTCTACATTTTTGGACTGCCTATTAATGACAGAAGGCTATGTGCAATAAATTTATGCTATTCTTTTTCATAGGTTACTCTGGctaatattacataatttttgttattattccCTTTATGAAAATTTACTTTTATCATCCGAAAAGTTAATGGATAATATTTGATTTGGGCTTTTTATCCTTGAATTTTCTCTCATGCATCTGATATTAGCAAACTTGCATTTTTCCTTGCAGGATTCGGAGGATGATGAATATGAAGAGACTGAGGAAGAGTTTCTGAATAGGTATGCTGAAGCAGCTCTAGCTTTGGAAAACGGTACAGTTATCGAAGAGGGGGATCTAGAAGATGAAGACCAGGAAATGGATTTTGAGCAAGGTCCATGTTTTGTTATAGCTGTACAGTTTGCCATCATCATGACAGCATATGAGCTGATTACAGTTAGTTGTCTTCTTTCTCGTTGCATTCATTTGctgaaattttgatttttgcagGCTGCTTAGAGGAAATTGATCTGAAAAGAGTTGTATCGTCACTTCTGGAGAGATACCATCCTGTAGTCATACAAGGACAGGCATTTCCACCGGAGCTGATTTCGAGTTTCCTAGAAGTTTTCCCTCAATGTAGGTCGTTCTTCCAGCAATAATTTTGGTAAATTTTATTGACCTTTGTTTTCCCTGAAAATGACTGATAATTTTTCTTTGCGTCGTAAACTCGGTAAATTTATTGGGAAGTCATTTGTAAAGTGTGATCTAAAGTGTTTGTGGTAAAAGACATTCACGGTTTTGCACTTCGATCTGGTGTATGTGGTCTACCCATTATTTTGTGGGGAGCTTTGGTTGCTTATAACGGGGACCAGTGAGGAAATCCATATTTGAGTTTCTTGGGCTCTTCTTCTGCCCTGTCATCAATCGGTGCCTAGAAACTCAATTTATTAGAACCAGAACACGGGCTCATTAGGCAGTGCATCAACAGAAAACATTTATGTTCATAAACGCTTTTGTCACATATTCTAGCGCTTTTACAAAAGCATAGGAACGAGTTTCATAAGGCACTAGCCTCTTGCCAGATCATTTTTTGACCAACAACCACATCACCGTGTATTGCAAATGCGGGTCGGTTTTATCGGTACGCTGCCTGTTTGATAAAATGCCCGGCCAAGTCCTTGACGGCTCAGATTGATGCTATAGACTTAAATTCAATCTGGCATCTTGGAATGCAATGATGTTCGGATGCCCAATGTGTAATGACTGTCACAAGGTATTCGACCTTAAGAGGATAATGCACATCAAATGTGGAGACATAGGAAGTGCACACATTTGTTAACAATGCgttattattaaatttaaatgttaACGACTACATTTTTTTGACCAATGACAACTAAGGTAATGTcggtttatatttatttaggaatgtgctattcacacactctTTGTTAAGTTCTGTTAATTgctcttcttcaatttatccgatctgacattcaaaagttaaaaaagtaTATGTAGATGTCACacctctttatttatttatactttgcTTTTTCTTGTTGGTATAAAACACTATTACTTTAGAGGATGGTGTAAGTTAACTAGTTTTCGTGATGTTCCAATTATGGCCTTATGTATAtttaaactaaataaaaatta from Pyrus communis chromosome 4, drPyrComm1.1, whole genome shotgun sequence harbors:
- the LOC137731476 gene encoding importin beta-like SAD2 homolog; amino-acid sequence: MEVAAQIAQLLNETLNPDCAAVHTATEALDRLSQLPQFPYYLLSISTGGEDRGQKVAAAAYLKNFTRRNVDCENPNSKSNVSKEFKDQLLRALLQAEQSVVKILVEVFRIIVVAEFVKQNSWPELVPDLRSAIQNSNLISNGANSQWTTANALTILHALLRPFQYFLNPKVAKEPIPPQLELIAKDILVPLLIVFHQFVEKALGAHGTTDVEAENILLVVSKCMYFTVRSHMPSALVPLLPSFCHDLIAILSSLSFDSVVTPQNGYLMRLKTGKRSLLIFCTLITRHRKHSDKLMPDMIKCVLNIVKYTKNVGRLDFLSERILSLAFDVISRVLETGPGWRIVSPHFSSLLDSAIFQALVMNQKDIVEWDEDADEYIRKNLPSDIEEISGWREDLFTARKSAINLIGVMSVSKGPPVGTSTNSLSASSKRKKNEKNKRSNQHPSIGELLVLPFLSKFPIPSDANTSQTRIQNDYFGVLMAYGGLLDFLREQQPAYATTLVQTRLLPLYKLSVSLPYLVATANWVLGELASCLPEEMSADVYTSLLKSLVMPDNGDISCYPVRVSAAAAIVGLLDNDYPPPEWLPLLQVVIGRIGNNEEESSILFHLLSSVVEAGHENVVVHIPYIVSTLVVGISKCIPTDLEPWPQMVEKGFEALAAIDQSWESFTAEQSEENESSEKWVSSRATIGRAFSSLLQQAWLAPAHHLGREDEVLPPSSCLDYASTLLRSIMLSVTESNAILELKVSELLLVWADLIANWHAWEESEDMSIFECIKEAVSLHKKYGLKNFIVGQMPSPPAPPVPQHSIIQGIGTFISEAALQYPSAMWKICSCIHILLHAPIYSSETEGVKQSLAVAFCQATYTRFREIKSKPGPLWKPLLLAISSCYLCCPEVVEGILEKDGDGGFQTWMSALGSVSSSSFKPGLPTESEIKLIVLALAKVVERVVVVGKSSGALLRECFTSLMEASIRWKELQEEEEAGGEEETEDDDEIEDDDDDDDDEDSEDDEYEETEEEFLNRYAEAALALENGTVIEEGDLEDEDQEMDFEQGCLEEIDLKRVVSSLLERYHPVVIQGQAFPPELISSFLEVFPQCRSFFQQ